Proteins found in one Methanospirillum hungatei JF-1 genomic segment:
- a CDS encoding AAA family ATPase, translating into MQLAEFRVQNYKIIEDTGWVPVQNLTTFVGKNESGKSAIFRALSKLNPSDGEGYDGLKEFPRQRYAAEITRTDWPVASGRFVLTPDEQRDIAAISELCNEVRSVEVTRHYTGTYSITYHPDVGVDLVTPPDLIYAIESAIEHIRNLIAPEGKGEELGRIKEGLLAFLEEQKGAIPVEGQVHKRHIADLINAIKSRANEPWQHDILDPVTEPMYRLVRQIEIFEGLMAANRYVIEHLPKFVYFDQYNVIESAIHIPTFIATLKSHPDTPGLRATHCLFRHVNLDLDQLDRLGSHKNAVDDNPIIRRQVDERSILLSTASNLMTKKFEDWWGQRKIRFRYDIDGDYFRVWVSDDLDPSEIELEQRSAGLQYFFSFYLVFLVESGDAYQDSILLLDEPGLQLHPTAQQQATRFFERISHQNQIFFSTHSPFMIDLDHLDRVRTVYEGEDGTTKVSVSEWPADRDSLFPLEAALATRIADRTLSGGKQLVVEDTHDLWLLQAMNYVLRSRGKTGLSPDIRITPTGGAANLIPLALMMTAHKKPAAVLLSGHNIPQGVLEKLPSMHIREGSGLLLYSSFVNRQGAGIEDLFSPEFYYRCVKDIYPDLPLGQISEKSPVERNEERGIAHQIADLVERRQGEHFERWRVAELLSDRICESPQNLDDETIDRFSRLFDEINRLI; encoded by the coding sequence ATGCAACTAGCCGAGTTCCGGGTTCAGAACTATAAAATTATTGAAGACACCGGATGGGTTCCTGTCCAGAACCTCACCACATTTGTTGGAAAGAACGAATCAGGAAAGTCAGCAATATTCCGGGCACTTTCAAAACTGAATCCTTCAGACGGGGAAGGATATGACGGACTGAAAGAATTTCCACGCCAGCGGTATGCGGCGGAGATAACCAGAACCGACTGGCCGGTTGCCTCGGGCAGGTTTGTCCTCACTCCTGATGAACAGCGTGATATCGCTGCGATATCGGAATTGTGCAATGAAGTCAGATCTGTCGAGGTCACCCGTCATTATACCGGGACATACAGCATCACCTATCATCCTGATGTCGGGGTAGATCTTGTCACTCCTCCTGACCTGATTTATGCGATTGAAAGTGCTATTGAACATATCCGTAACCTGATTGCTCCGGAGGGGAAGGGCGAGGAACTTGGTCGGATAAAAGAGGGACTTTTAGCATTTCTCGAAGAGCAGAAGGGTGCAATTCCGGTTGAAGGACAGGTTCACAAACGGCATATTGCAGATCTTATTAACGCTATTAAAAGCAGGGCCAACGAACCATGGCAGCATGATATCCTTGACCCGGTTACCGAACCGATGTACCGCCTGGTGAGGCAGATAGAGATTTTTGAAGGGCTGATGGCTGCAAACCGCTATGTGATTGAGCATCTGCCAAAATTTGTCTACTTTGATCAGTACAATGTCATTGAGAGTGCGATACATATCCCGACATTTATTGCAACGCTCAAATCCCATCCTGACACCCCCGGTCTTCGTGCAACCCACTGCCTGTTCAGGCATGTAAACCTCGACCTTGATCAGCTAGACCGTCTCGGCTCTCACAAGAATGCGGTAGATGACAACCCGATCATCAGAAGACAGGTTGATGAGCGTTCAATCCTCCTCTCAACGGCCTCAAACCTCATGACAAAAAAGTTCGAGGACTGGTGGGGACAGAGAAAGATTCGATTCAGGTATGACATTGACGGAGACTATTTCAGAGTATGGGTATCTGATGACCTTGATCCCTCGGAGATAGAACTGGAACAGAGGAGTGCAGGTCTGCAATACTTCTTCTCCTTTTACCTGGTATTCCTCGTAGAATCTGGTGATGCATACCAGGACAGTATCCTGCTCCTTGACGAACCAGGACTCCAGCTCCACCCGACTGCCCAGCAGCAGGCTACCCGGTTCTTTGAACGTATCTCCCACCAGAACCAGATATTCTTCTCAACCCACTCCCCGTTCATGATAGACCTCGATCATCTTGACCGGGTCAGGACTGTCTATGAGGGTGAGGACGGAACCACGAAAGTATCAGTATCTGAATGGCCTGCGGATCGCGATTCTCTCTTCCCCCTTGAAGCAGCCCTTGCTACCAGGATAGCAGACAGAACCCTCTCTGGTGGAAAGCAGCTGGTCGTTGAAGACACCCATGACCTCTGGCTCCTTCAGGCCATGAATTATGTTCTCAGGAGCAGAGGGAAGACCGGCCTTTCTCCTGATATCAGAATCACCCCGACCGGAGGGGCAGCAAACCTGATACCCCTCGCCCTGATGATGACGGCACATAAAAAACCAGCAGCAGTCCTCCTTTCCGGACACAATATCCCACAAGGCGTTCTTGAAAAACTCCCATCCATGCATATCCGCGAGGGGAGCGGACTCCTCCTCTATAGTTCGTTTGTAAACCGTCAGGGTGCCGGGATAGAGGATCTCTTCTCTCCAGAGTTTTATTACCGGTGTGTCAAGGATATATATCCTGATCTTCCACTTGGACAGATATCAGAAAAAAGCCCGGTCGAACGGAATGAAGAGCGGGGAATTGCCCATCAGATAGCGGACCTCGTCGAACGAAGGCAGGGAGAGCATTTTGAACGCTGGCGGGTTGCAGAACTGCTCTCCGACCGGATATGCGAATCTCCCCAGAATCTGGACGATGAGACGATTGACCGTTTTTCCCGTCTCTTTGATGAGATCAACCGGCTGATATAA
- a CDS encoding thymidylate synthase, with translation MILIRKRSIGQAHEEVIREIARRCEGQVRVTEDGEYTWDPEEPICIHVEEPFAEPMRSGASLFGEKFSEQYQASLYTITPRRDDGTDAVYTYGNRLRDYPKAEVGIVSKHGGAVKKAIDALFRKLGYVPADACGELIWKGDGRYGGIDQIQESIINRLIQNPESRRAISITWFPVQDITADEPPCLQLVQCVIDKNNHLNLICVFRSNDMLSAWGQNAYGLAHLQKFICEQINLKRKNAEEKVSQGWLETISISAHMYFHRDQLELNLFLEKIKTGELFQSFQRR, from the coding sequence ATGATTCTAATCAGGAAGCGGAGTATCGGACAGGCCCACGAAGAGGTAATCAGGGAGATTGCCAGGCGATGTGAGGGGCAGGTCAGGGTAACTGAAGATGGTGAATATACCTGGGATCCGGAAGAGCCGATCTGCATACACGTGGAAGAGCCTTTTGCAGAGCCGATGCGTTCAGGAGCATCACTTTTTGGAGAGAAATTCTCTGAACAGTACCAGGCTTCCCTCTATACGATTACACCGCGCCGTGACGACGGGACGGATGCCGTGTATACCTATGGCAACCGGCTTCGTGATTATCCGAAAGCTGAGGTGGGAATAGTCAGCAAACACGGAGGGGCGGTCAAAAAAGCCATCGATGCCCTCTTTAGAAAGCTGGGATATGTTCCAGCTGATGCATGCGGGGAGCTTATCTGGAAGGGTGACGGACGATATGGGGGGATTGACCAGATACAGGAGAGCATCATTAACCGGCTGATTCAAAACCCTGAAAGCCGTCGTGCAATCTCAATTACCTGGTTCCCGGTTCAGGATATCACCGCTGATGAGCCCCCCTGCCTGCAGCTGGTGCAGTGCGTCATCGATAAGAATAATCATCTCAACCTCATCTGTGTCTTCAGAAGTAATGACATGTTATCAGCCTGGGGTCAGAACGCATACGGCCTTGCCCATCTCCAGAAATTTATTTGTGAACAGATTAACCTGAAACGAAAAAACGCCGAGGAAAAAGTCTCACAGGGGTGGCTTGAAACAATCAGTATCTCTGCACATATGTATTTTCACCGGGATCAGCTTGAACTCAACCTGTTTTTGGAGAAGATAAAAACCGGAGAACTCTTTCAGTCTTTCCAGCGTAGATGA
- a CDS encoding isocitrate/isopropylmalate dehydrogenase family protein produces MKRVVVAPGDGIGPEVIPSALEVLRFFHPEWEYIPVYLGYECWKRTGDALSQRTLETLKKADLILFGAITTPPDPKYHSVVLRIRKELDLYANLRPVFGEGFDILIVRENTEGLYSGIEWQEKDRACTLRVVSEAGSRRIARFACGCAKRRRRHLTIGNKANVLKSDSYFLDICMEEAEKAGISIDKKYIDSLVLDVLQHPGRYDVIVTTNIFGDILSDAAAFLEGGLGMLPSANIGRHQALFEPVHGSAPDIAGKGLANPIAAIRCVSLLLKYVGEKPSAIEVEKAIQKTIADGIKTPDLGGTATTEEVGRAVLSHLASSKKAEGPDL; encoded by the coding sequence ATGAAGCGGGTTGTTGTGGCTCCCGGTGATGGTATCGGACCTGAAGTAATACCTTCTGCACTTGAGGTGCTTCGGTTCTTTCATCCTGAGTGGGAGTATATTCCGGTATATTTGGGGTATGAGTGCTGGAAGAGAACCGGAGATGCATTGTCACAAAGGACACTTGAAACGCTCAAAAAGGCGGATCTAATCCTGTTTGGTGCGATTACAACACCTCCTGATCCGAAGTATCACAGTGTGGTGCTACGGATTCGAAAGGAACTGGATCTCTATGCAAATCTCCGCCCGGTATTCGGAGAAGGGTTTGATATTTTGATCGTGCGGGAGAATACCGAGGGGCTCTATTCAGGTATCGAATGGCAGGAGAAGGATCGTGCCTGTACCCTCCGTGTTGTCAGTGAAGCAGGATCGCGTCGGATTGCCAGATTTGCTTGTGGCTGTGCCAAGCGGAGACGAAGACATCTGACAATCGGCAATAAGGCAAATGTCCTGAAGTCTGACTCTTATTTCCTTGATATCTGCATGGAGGAGGCTGAAAAGGCAGGAATATCCATAGATAAAAAGTATATCGACTCACTGGTTCTTGACGTCCTGCAGCACCCAGGCCGGTATGATGTCATTGTGACGACGAACATCTTTGGGGACATCCTTTCAGATGCGGCTGCATTTCTGGAAGGGGGCCTTGGGATGCTTCCCAGCGCAAATATTGGACGGCATCAGGCACTCTTCGAACCAGTTCATGGCAGTGCCCCTGATATTGCCGGGAAGGGTCTTGCAAATCCCATCGCAGCCATCAGATGTGTATCCCTGCTTCTTAAGTATGTCGGAGAGAAGCCCAGTGCTATTGAAGTGGAAAAGGCGATTCAAAAGACCATCGCCGACGGGATAAAGACTCCTGATCTCGGAGGTACTGCAACAACTGAGGAAGTGGGACGGGCAGTCCTATCACATCTTGCATCATCAAAAAAGGCAGAGGGTCCGGACCTCTGA